From Candidatus Tanganyikabacteria bacterium:
GCGGGGCCCAGGCGGCCCGGGGCACCACCATCTGCGTGCCATGCGCCTCGAAGGCCACCGGCGAACTCCAGGTGCTGCCGAAGAAGCGGCGACCTCCCCGCTAGCCCTTCCAGAGCAGGAAGGCGATCGGCGGCGCGAGGCCGGCGAGCAGCCACCACATCCCGCGGCCGGCGATGCCGTGGCGGCCCTTGATCATCAGGATCCCGCTGACCGCCATGAAGAGCAGGCCGACGGCGTACAGGTCGGCGATCCACGTCCAGACGCCCTTGCCGTGGTTTAGGTGCAGGAAGTTCACCTGGTACAGGACCGGCCGGCGGGCGACCTGTTCGTCGACCGCCTGCCGCCTGGCCAGGTCCAGCGTGATCGTGCGGTTCTCCAGGAAGATGCGCACCCGATCGGGGCCGGCCGGGACGATCGACTTCGGCTCCGCGGTGACGCCGAGTCGCTCCAGGGCGGCCCGGGAGGCTGCCTCGGGATCTTCGGCCGGCAGGTCCCCGACGGGGACCTTGACCGTGCGAATCTCGTAGGTCGGGTTCCAGTCGGCCACGTGGTTGACCGCCACCCCGGAGAGCGCGTAGACGACCGTCAGGCCCGCCAGCAGGAAGCCCAGATCGCGATGGACGGCGATCAGCAGTCGCCGCCAGTGAAAGCGGGGCGCCACCTGGGTTCGTCCCATCCAGAACGATGACGGGCTAGTAGATGACGGCGCCGGTCGCGCGGATCTGGTAGGTCGGACCCTTCGGCTGGGCCGCGTGGTGGGTGTGGTCGCCGTGCTCGGCGCCGTGCTCGCCGGCCTCCTCGGAGGCGCGTTCCTTGGCCTCGGCGGGCGATAGCACGACCTCCTCGAAGGTCCCCTCGGCGGAGGCCTTGTGGCCCTTGGCCGTCAGGGGGAAGACGATGACGCCGTCTTCGACCTTGAACTTGATGCCCTTGCCGGTCTTCGCGTCGCTCAGTTCGATCCAGCAGCCGGCCTTCTTGCAGACGCCGGTCGCGACGCCGTCGACGCGGACCTGCTTGCCGACCCACTTGGCCGGGCTGGCAAGAAGCTTGTCCACCGGCGTGGCGGCCTTGAGCTTGACGCCGGCCCCGTAGGTCTTTCCCTTGTCCGCCGCGCCTGCCGGCGACGCCGCCACGGCGACGAGGGCGAAGAGCATCGCGCCTTGCAACAACGAGCGAACCACGTCCAACCTCCATTGCGAACCCGCGTGCCCACGCGGCAGCGTACCGTGGTAGTACAGCGTGACCGGCCGCCCGCGACAACTACGGGGAACTACGTAAGTTGTCCCGTAGCCGCCGCTGCCGTCGCTACCCGAGGATTCGGGCTTCGAGTGCCTGGATCTGGCGCAACGATTCGGCGGTTTCCAGCGCGTTCTTGCGGATGGTGTCGGCCAGGCACGTCAGGCGTGCGATGCGCTCGGGATCGTGGTGCCAGTGATCGCATTCCGAAAGGGCGCGGCCTGCGGCCGCCAGGGACAGAAGGCCGCGGCGATACGCGCTGCGCTTGGCCTCGAGGAGGTACAGCGACAGCTCGGTCATCGGGCTGCTCCCCGGGAAAGAGCGTGGCCGGGGCCATGGTGCGGTCGAAGCAAAACCGGGCTCCTCTTCTTGCGAAAGTTTCTCAACAGGAGGAATCGTACCCTCTATTGAGAATTATTCTCAATTGTGGGGAATCACGTAAGGACGCCAGGCGTCCGGCCGAGCCGGCGATGGGCCATAATGGCGCTCATGCAGCCGCCCACACCGCCCGACCACTCGTACTTCATCGATTTCTGGCGCCTCGTGCCCGGTTCGCGCGGCGCCGTGTTCGATCTCCTGACCGAGCCTGGCCGCCTGGTTGCGCTGGGTTGCGGCGCGCCCCGCGATGTCCAGGAGCAGACGGGCTTCATCCTGGACCATGAGGCGTCGGGCGGCTGGTTCACATTCAGTGTAGGTGAGGGCGGCGAGGCCGGAACCCCGGTCGAAGTCCGGTTCTACGCCGAATCCTTGCAGCCCCGGAGTGCGCTCGACGCCATCGCCCGGGCCATGGGTTTCCACCTGTCGACGATCGTGGCGGCCGCCCGGGGCGGGCCGGGGCCCGATCCGGCAGCCTGGGCCGCAGACCGGCTTGCCCCGGACCCCGCGCCCCGCGTGGTCCGGTGGGCGGATCTCCGGTGGAGATCCCACCGATACACCGACAGCGCCGAGAGCATCGGCGAGAGCGCCCCTTTGACCGGCCTCCTCGCGGCCCGCCACG
This genomic window contains:
- a CDS encoding DUF4920 domain-containing protein is translated as MVRSLLQGAMLFALVAVAASPAGAADKGKTYGAGVKLKAATPVDKLLASPAKWVGKQVRVDGVATGVCKKAGCWIELSDAKTGKGIKFKVEDGVIVFPLTAKGHKASAEGTFEEVVLSPAEAKERASEEAGEHGAEHGDHTHHAAQPKGPTYQIRATGAVIY
- a CDS encoding cupin domain-containing protein, which gives rise to MALMQPPTPPDHSYFIDFWRLVPGSRGAVFDLLTEPGRLVALGCGAPRDVQEQTGFILDHEASGGWFTFSVGEGGEAGTPVEVRFYAESLQPRSALDAIARAMGFHLSTIVAAARGGPGPDPAAWAADRLAPDPAPRVVRWADLRWRSHRYTDSAESIGESAPLTGLLAARHVAADVHRLYPGQRSCRHHAETLEEEAFFVFRGRCKMSIEDQTHDLGPGDFALTLPGDAHFLWNDSDEPCEILMFGTTNMPDNDCVYPFGRDGAWRERTGETVAP